CGCAGCCATTTCGAGACGCAGGACAACATCGAGTCCGGCGAATCGACCGACCAGCGCAGCAACTACCGTTCCGGTTTCATGGCGCGCCTGTCGGGCCAGATGAGCGCGGTGCCATCCATCGCCTTCACCGATGCGCTGCCGCTTTCCTTCCAGGGCAGCGGCCACGACATTCCCAACATCTCGTTGCGCGGCAATCCCAAGCCGGTATACGACGAACGTCAGGCCAGCATCCTCGCCGGCATGTACCGCGATACTTCGCTCGCCTCGGCCGCGGCCGACGGCCTGGAACTGCGCCAGACGGTGTCGAAGGAGCTGCAGGAAGAAATGATGAAGGCGAATCGCGGCGCGCCGAATGCCAAGAACTTCGCCGACGAAACGCAGCGCATCGCCACCATGATGCGCGACCAGTATCGCCTCGGCTTCGTCGATGTCGGCGGCTGGGATACGCACGTCAACCAGGGCAGCACCACCGGTCAGCTCGCCAACAACCTGAGCAACCTCGGCAAGGGCCTGGCCGCCTACGCGGATGCCCTGGGCGACGAGTGGAACAACACCGTGGTGGTCGTGGTGTCCGAGTTCGGCCGCACCTTCCGCGAGAACGGCAACAAGGGCACCGACCACGGTCACGGCACGGTGTACTGGGTACTGGGTGGCAAAGTGAACGGCGGACGCATCGCCGGCCAGCAGGTGGCGGTCAATGCACAGAGCCTGCTGCAGAACCGCGACTACCCGGTGCTCAACAACTACCGCGACGTGCTGGGTGGCTTGCTGGGCCGCATGTGGGGGCTGTCGGGCAGCCAGCTGCAGTCGGTGTTCCCGGGTGCACACCCGAGGGATCTGCAGCTCGTGTAAGCAGGAGCGTCGCGCACAGGGTGCGCTCCCACAACGAAAGCATCCTGTGGGAGCGCACCCTGTGCGCGATGCTCTCCGCCACTTAAGCGAGGCGCCGATAGGTGCCCGTCATCACCGGCTCCCAGCTCACCCCGCCGTCAAACGAACTCTCCAGCTTCAACGTATACGCGCCATCGCCTTCGAACACATAGGCGTGACGCGTCTGGCCTCGCGGCGAGCTGCGCACGAACGTCAGTCGCTCGCCGTTCCACAGGCCCGGCGCTGGCGTACCGGGCACGAAGCCATAGCTGTCGAACCAGTACAGGCTGTACTGGTCATGCTCGGGTTCGCCCACGAACACCGCATGCGCCTGCAACGAGGTCTTGCCGTCACGCTCTTCCCGGTAATCCTGCACCAGGATGCGCCCGTTGAGCTGCAAGGATGCCGTCACACGGCTGGTGGCCGGGCCACCCTGTCCCCAGCGCGTCGTCGCGATGGTTTCCTCGCCCTGCCATTCGCCCGCCAAGCGGGCCAGCATGTTCGAGGACACGGTCAATTCCCTTCGCCCACGATGCGCACCAGCAGGCCCTTGGCGATGCTGCCGTGCAGCCTGCCCAGACCGCGCACCATATGCAGCGTGGCAAACAGCAGGAGCACGCCGCCGATGCAGGTCAGTATGGCCAGCGGCCAGTAGTTGTCATCGCACAGCCACTGCGGAATGCCGCATTGCAGGTTGATCACCTCCGCCACGCTCAGCGCCTTCAGGACCGGCGTGGCAATGAAGCCCAGCGAGATGCTCAGCAAGGTGATGGTCACGGTGAAATAGAGGATGCCCAGCGGCAGCATCAGCATCATGTAGAACAACGTGGTCCAGGTGCGCGCATCCGTGAAGATCGCGCCCACGCGCTGACCGAACGACTTGCCCGCATTCGATGGATACGGTGGGCGCCGCGGCATGCGCACGCCCAGCATGCTCTCCACGATGCGACCTTCCAGCAGCGACAGCGCGCGCACCGTGCCCAGGAACAGGATGGTGAACGGTATGCCGATGATTAGCACCGACAAGCCCACGGACAACGACACGCCCGTCACTGCCCAGGTGAAGTAGAAAATGCCCGTCGCCAGCGACAGCAGCATGTAGAACAGGGCACCCCACGTATGCGAGTCCGCCGCCACGCTGAAGAACCGGCCCAGCGCGGAACGCTGCTTTGGCACCGGTGGTGGACGCAGCGCGCGCTGGATCTTGATCTCCTGGTCGCGATAGATGTCGGCGACTTCCTCAGGTGCGCCGTAGGTGCCCACCACATGCGCCAGCATGTCCGCCTCGCTGCGCTGCGGGTTGTCGGCCAGTTCGGCGCGAAGGTGTTCCTCCGCGTCGTACAGCGCATCCTGGATCAACGCCGGATCCGCACCCTTCAGTGCAGC
This genomic interval from Dyella japonica A8 contains the following:
- a CDS encoding DUF1501 domain-containing protein, with the protein product MKRREFLLAAATAAVAAPALSFSGKLFAAPANTPRFLLVFLRGGYDCNNLLVPYGSDFYYESRPTLAIAKPDPYNANSAIGLDNNWGLNPVLRDSIYPLWQKRQVAFIPFAGTDDMSRSHFETQDNIESGESTDQRSNYRSGFMARLSGQMSAVPSIAFTDALPLSFQGSGHDIPNISLRGNPKPVYDERQASILAGMYRDTSLASAAADGLELRQTVSKELQEEMMKANRGAPNAKNFADETQRIATMMRDQYRLGFVDVGGWDTHVNQGSTTGQLANNLSNLGKGLAAYADALGDEWNNTVVVVVSEFGRTFRENGNKGTDHGHGTVYWVLGGKVNGGRIAGQQVAVNAQSLLQNRDYPVLNNYRDVLGGLLGRMWGLSGSQLQSVFPGAHPRDLQLV
- a CDS encoding DUF1579 family protein, whose protein sequence is MSSNMLARLAGEWQGEETIATTRWGQGGPATSRVTASLQLNGRILVQDYREERDGKTSLQAHAVFVGEPEHDQYSLYWFDSYGFVPGTPAPGLWNGERLTFVRSSPRGQTRHAYVFEGDGAYTLKLESSFDGGVSWEPVMTGTYRRLA
- a CDS encoding sensor domain-containing protein; amino-acid sequence: MNAPRTIAEYLKQLRAALKGADPALIQDALYDAEEHLRAELADNPQRSEADMLAHVVGTYGAPEEVADIYRDQEIKIQRALRPPPVPKQRSALGRFFSVAADSHTWGALFYMLLSLATGIFYFTWAVTGVSLSVGLSVLIIGIPFTILFLGTVRALSLLEGRIVESMLGVRMPRRPPYPSNAGKSFGQRVGAIFTDARTWTTLFYMMLMLPLGILYFTVTITLLSISLGFIATPVLKALSVAEVINLQCGIPQWLCDDNYWPLAILTCIGGVLLLFATLHMVRGLGRLHGSIAKGLLVRIVGEGN